GAATCAAGAAAACGTATTGAATATTAAATGAGGAAAGCAGGGATTATGTGAACATTGGAAAATAAAAGGTTGCAAACAAACCTTAATTAAGCAAGCAGTGCTAACAAGCTGTTTGGGATCAACAACATCCACCAGCGGCTCTGTAATGGCCACTTCCTTAATACAGGACATGTCAAATCCATACACGTTCTCCCACCCTAAAAAAGTGCAAATATGAAACAATTAAATGAGTTACTgctttaaagaaagctgaacaGACTCAAGAGTGCATTAAGAGATTGATGCGTACAGTGGATTTTGTAATCCTTGTACTGCCGATCCTCGATAGCAGTGACATAGAGGGTGGCTCTGTCAGGAAAAATCAGGCCATCAGGTTTCTGAAAGCCAACAATGGAAAACGTGAACAGTGATTAAATCAAGAAAGCACATACGATTTTATACTGAACAGTTTCAACATGGTAAAAGACATTAGCATACACCCACCAGCCATTTGTCCCTGGCATAAATGACGGTGTTAAGCATGGATTCATAGAAGAGACAGTAGCCCATCCACTCAGAGATGATTATGTCTACATTTTCCACAGGAAGCTCGACCTCCTCCACTTTGCCCTTAATTATAGTGACGACTGGACAGGAAAAAGTACATGGTTAAAAATTTTAGGTACATAAAGAATAAAATGGGTATAGGCCAAAACTGttaatccaaaactgaaaatggtcATTGTTTAACCTCCCCTCACTCATTCTAAACCTGtgattttcttctgttgaacacaaaagatgatattttgaagaaagatgcaAACCTGTCACTACGGTTACcagtttacagctttcttcaaaatatcttctttggtgttcaacaggaaaaaaagaaactgataggtttagaaccacttgagagggagtaaaacttcatttttgggtgaactatcccttgaaacATGCTGAGAAAATAAGTTAACAATGAAGATGCCAAAAGCTCTGAGAAGGCCTTACTATGATCCAGCTTGTTGGCCTTCACAATCTTCACAGCATAGTCTGATATACTGCTGCACTCAATCTAAGGAATAAATGaccaacaaattaataaattaatctgACAATACACAGCATGATCAAATAATACCACATACAAATAAATGGcttaaatgtaacaaaaatgctttaaataaatcaTGGGACTACTTCTCACCCCAATAACTTTCTTGGCTCCAGCTTTGGCTGCAAACATACAGAGGATGCCAGTACCACTTCCCACATCCAGCACAACTTTATCTTTGAAGAGATGCTTGTTGTGAAACATGGAGTTTCTGTACGTCAAAGTACGAACTTCATCTTTTAGCATCTCCTGTGAAGATTCAATGGGTttacattaattataaataaattaaattgacttCACCACTAATGCTGAGATTAATGAACTAACAAGAAAGTACCTCATGAATGCCAAAGTGTGCATAGGAATCAAAGTAATAGTCTTTGGACGTCATGTCTTCAGCTGCAGGTTTCGCTGAGCTCTCTCCCTGGGACACCTCAATTTCAATAGataagaaaaatgtaaataagcaaGTAAAGTCATGAGCTGGGCTTTTCTCAAACATTTGCAGTATCTTCagtatattaaaacaaacaagcaagcaataAGGTACTAGTCAAGAGATGACCCAAAACATGTTTAAACCAAACATGCCAAGTGTAAATAACCCTGAGTAAACAGTGTTTTTACACAGAACTACATAAAGTCGGTGGCTTCCTCTGAATTTAGTTCCAACTTTTGGCAAATATCACAGCAGGCAATGAaccattttacacatttttttttaaaatggatAGTTAAgcaaaaaaagtcatattttatcTTCACACGCCTAACGTTAACCTTTGAAGAGTCCTCTTAAGCTTAAATTTTTCTACTTTTTAATTATACACATTTGAGGAAAAGTGGTCTAAAAGAAAACTTAGTCACGACGCAAGTACTAGATCATAGTAAACAATACaggatgttttattaaaaaacccAATCACTGTGATTAGCAGAGAGGAAAAAAAAGCGTAACGTTAGCTCCTATCCATCAGTCCCATGCGGTCTCTGCCCAACAATAAGTCATTGAAGTCCTCCGCCAGCGTGCTCACGTGGAAACTGAACAGCGAGCTAACGGTAGCTAACATGACAGaaatattcatacatttaatctCAAAATtcatctgtggttacactcaacAACTAAAAACTCGAAGCTAGCTCAAATTTAGCACATTAGCACTAGCATACACGTGATgcgaaatgaatgaattatctgCGGCAGGCTAAAATGGATGCTCAAGATGCGTGTGCGCACATTTCTAGCCACCTGATAACTACATACGCAGCAATCAAATCTGTTCACAGACCAAAGATTCGGAACCGGCGTGTGACGTAAATAAAATCGCCGTGTCGATTCTGATACGGTTACGAGATATTTAGCATCAGAAGCGTTTTTGGCGAACCGGCCTTGAGTAGCTTCAGCTTACCTCCATTCTGTCTGCCGTCTCCGCCATTTCGATAAACTGGACACAGCCGCGACTGCAGCAAAGCTCATGTAAAACACACTTGTTTTGCTCCCGCCTCTTTGCTGTGACTGTATGATTTGATTGGGTGACAATCACGTGGTTTTACAATAACCACACCCACTTTCCTGCGGCTCTTCGTCATAGGCTTTTCTACTATGCGTTTTTCCGCTCTTTTGATGCgtgactgtcattggtccaaacTGTaacatgattattatttatttattttatctcaaatattattttacagaatTTTACTGTGAATCCAACATTTATTATTTTGGGTTGTAGATACAAATTTAATGTCTGCTTCACAATAAACCCTATtctatttttatgtaaattttatattcatttattcgttttccttctgcttagtccctttattaatccggggtcgccacaacggaatgaaccgccaacttatccagcaagtttttacgcagcaaatgcccttccagctgcaacccatctctgggaaacatccacacatgcattcacacacgcactcacacactatggacaatttagcctacccaattcacctgcaccgcatgtctttagactctgggggaaaccggagcacccggaggaaacccacgcaaacgcagggagaacatgcaaactccacacagaaacgccaactgagccaaggctcgaaccagcgacccagcaaccttcttgctgtgaggcgacagcactacctactgcgccactgcttcgccctgcctatattttatatttataaataaaattttcaaatataaaatcCACTTGTGTATTTTATACAAGAGATCAAAATTTACTTACAATTCCAGATTCACTTAACAAGAATGCACTCAAAACGTAAACAATTTGCACAACATGTGTAATCTATTAAATATCCCAATCTttgttatcttttttattttgccctttttattttcaatttcattatCTGTTGCATCTATTCTCAGATTAGATAACCTATTGATatcatatttctttgttttgatttctgttgttttttgttcTTGTGTTGTTTCTTTATTGGTAccattgtaaataatataattattattgtaaatgttaTGTACCAAATGTATCTATATGTTgtacaataaatatgaaaaaatattttattttgcacaaGTTTCTGTATtccattttatttctgtttatggaacacagtggcttagtggttagcactgtcgtctcacagtaagaaggtcgctggtttgagccccagctgggtcagttggcatttctgtgtgaagcttgcatgttctccctgtgttggcgttggtttcctcctggtgttccggtttcccccatagaccaaagccatgtgttataggtggattgaataaattaaattggtgtagtgtatgagtgtgaatgagtgtgtatggatgtttcctggtactaggttgcagctggaagggcatccgctgtataaaacatatgttggataagttggcggttcattctgctgtggcgtcccctgatgaataaagggactaagatgaaggagaatgaatgaattatggttTCATTGTTTTCATGTAAATTTTATTAGTTGGACTTTTGTCAAGCTAATAGAAAAGCTTACAAAATCTTTTTAGGAAACCATCCTTTAGTCATGTGTTTTGTTCACAAAATAAACTATATGGTTATAATTATACAAAGTAAGCAAAGTTTGCAAAGTaagcacatttctaaaaaaaagaaGGCATTGATAAAATAGGAGACAATAATGATTATTTACAAAACAACATCTGGAGAAAATGGATGTTTGTACATTATCATACTATGGGATTTAGCTCAGATTAAGACCAATGTCCTCCTTGTTACATCTTCTATGAGAAAAAAAAGTTAGTTtggtaattttttcatttttcatactTAACAGGAAATAATATTGTTTGGACAACATTCTTGAGAATATGATCTTGTATTTATGTATCATGGCAAACAATTTTTAAAGAACACCAGTGTGAGCAAATGGTGACACTTTTTCTTTGATGAATAGTTCCTATAAATCAAAGTTTACATTATATAACATTGTTCAGTTCCTGGTGAATTGTAACAGAGACcatacaaaaagaaaatatatttatttaccatGTACAAGATGGTTATGCATCATCAAATATAGCTTACTttgttgaaaaaaacaaacatatttgcaACGAATGCTGTAAACAAATCAAAtgtgtaattttattaataatatattcaacatattttatctttttaatttatttatttatactgcaGTGGGTACCTAACTGAATTGGCCACCATTGTCCACAATAAACATATTTGATATTGCCTTAAATGCTAAATTTAATTAAAGAGATTTAGAAAATGCCTCAAAAACTGTAAGATTTAATTAGTTTAGATCATTGGACAAGTGAGTGCTGCATACTGTTGACAATACTGAGCTAAAGCTTTACTTCACATAATTAAATTAGAAATCATATTGCAATCTCTGTCAGAcaaatcgcaattagatattttcccaaaCAGTTCTGTTAAGCAGAAAAAGTAATTTCTCTCCTTTCACACATTAAATTGCACACTATTGCAAATAAATATAGGAACAGCAATCGTCAGATGGAATTAGTGCCATTTACAACCTCTATTTTGCCAACTTATCACCATTCCCACATACTTGCACTTTGATACTTTCAACAGTGCCGATCTTGTTTTCAAGCCAATTAGAATAGTTATCAATTTTAATTGATGTATAAGCGGACAAATCAAGTAGCGAATGACAGAGACAAAAGTGTAACTAGCCAATTAAATGAAGAGAAACAAGCAGGAGGCGGGACTTGTGTGGAGGAAGCGCAAGAGCGAGCTCGGTGGCCGTTCTGTCACGAGCTCCGTCCGGGAACACCGACCGAACGAAAAGTCTCGTACATAATTGACGACTAATTATAGCCAATATTCACCTTTCTGTCGAGAAACAGGCTTGTCAGATTAGTTCGTCAAGAAGCAGGATTCCCCGTTGTCCTATCGCGGTCCTTTGGGTGATGTATTCTAACATTTGATAGAGCTAGCCCAGCTCGCTAGCTGTTTGGCTAGCTTGCCGTGCGTGACTCAAAGTCAGAGAGGTATCAATTGATATTTTAGCACCATCGACATTTAGGTGCGTACCCGTCAGTTAAATCAACACGTTGGCTTGTTTTTTAAATTAGCTCGTGTCGCAACGTAAGTTTATGCCTCGCATCGCTTTCCCATTGAAGAGAGTTCACGGGATTGAATGAATTAACGTTAGCCAACGGAAACCCCAGTCGCGCCGACTCcccagcttctctctctctcacagcaCTCACTTCTTTTACCCCTGAATAATCTCGCGgtgttatttttgtgtttaacgaGCGTTTCAAATTCAATTCAAGGCTAAATTGCTGCTAGTGTTTGAGTTCGTGATAGTTAGCTCACTAGCTCGGCGAACTCACCCAGCGCCAGTCAAACCTGCACCTCTGAACATCTGAAAGTCATTTATTTCGTCTTGAAGCCGGCTTGGAGAGAAGAACCCTGCAAACATGCCGGCTGTGTCGAAAGGAGACGGAATGCGAGGATTAGCGGTGTTCATTTCGGACATCAGGAACTGTAAGTGCCCCTGTCACACTCAAACACCATTAGTCATTTTCTAACGCAAACATCTGTGTTCAGCTCTTCCTACATACGCCCTACGCTGAATCAAACTGCTCTGTTCTGCATTGCTTCGCTGTGCTTTCTAGCCGGGGTGAATCATGCCAGTCAGATCAGTGGCGCTTGATGAGGGAGATCAGGAGAGTAATCGCTGATCTCTGAGGCCCGTTAGCTTTAGCTCCGGTGATGATGGAGTGATGCTACATCGGCAGACAGTCCGCTAGGCCGCCACCGAAAACCGCGTCTTTCCTCTGCAGATCGGCTATCCAGCATGTCTTGTC
This portion of the Danio rerio strain Tuebingen ecotype United States chromosome 3, GRCz12tu, whole genome shotgun sequence genome encodes:
- the prmt1 gene encoding protein arginine N-methyltransferase 1, whose protein sequence is MAETADRMEVSQGESSAKPAAEDMTSKDYYFDSYAHFGIHEEMLKDEVRTLTYRNSMFHNKHLFKDKVVLDVGSGTGILCMFAAKAGAKKVIGIECSSISDYAVKIVKANKLDHIVTIIKGKVEEVELPVENVDIIISEWMGYCLFYESMLNTVIYARDKWLKPDGLIFPDRATLYVTAIEDRQYKDYKIHWWENVYGFDMSCIKEVAITEPLVDVVDPKQLVSTACLIKEVDIYTVKIEDLSFTSPFCLQVKRNDYIHALVTYFNIEFTRCHKRTGFSTSPESPYTHWKQTVFYLDDYLTVKTGEEIFGTISMKPNVKNNRDLDFTVDIDFKGQLCEVSKTSEYRMR